One segment of Marvinbryantia formatexigens DSM 14469 DNA contains the following:
- a CDS encoding 3-deoxy-7-phosphoheptulonate synthase: protein MSFTFIKKLPIPAEIKKQFPISGNAASIKAQRDAEIKDVFTGASDKFLVIIGPCSADNEESVMDYVNRLAAVQEKVGDRLILIPRVYTNKPRTTGEGYKGMVHQPDPEKKPDMLAGLVAIRKLHLRVIEETGLTSADEMLYPENFWYLADLLSYVAIGARSVEDQHHRMTTSGMDVPAGMKNPTSGDFSVMLNSVVAAQASHDFIYRGWEVSTQGNPLAHVILRGATNKHGNSIPNYHYEDLIRLLHMYDERDLANPAAIIDANHSNSNKQYQEQVRIVKEVMNNRNLNTRLKTLIKGVMIESYIEPGNQKIGCGEHIYGKSITDACLGWKESEELIYDIYRMC, encoded by the coding sequence ATGAGCTTCACATTTATAAAAAAGCTGCCGATTCCGGCAGAGATTAAAAAGCAGTTTCCCATTTCCGGAAACGCTGCTTCCATAAAAGCACAGAGAGACGCAGAAATTAAGGATGTCTTTACCGGCGCTTCCGATAAATTTCTGGTAATCATCGGTCCCTGCTCCGCGGACAATGAAGAATCGGTTATGGATTATGTAAACCGGCTTGCCGCAGTACAGGAGAAGGTCGGCGACCGGCTGATTCTGATTCCGCGCGTCTACACAAACAAGCCGCGTACCACCGGCGAGGGCTATAAGGGCATGGTTCACCAGCCGGATCCGGAGAAAAAGCCGGATATGCTGGCGGGACTGGTTGCCATCCGCAAGCTGCATCTGCGCGTCATCGAAGAAACAGGACTTACTTCTGCGGACGAGATGCTTTACCCGGAAAATTTCTGGTATCTTGCCGATCTGCTCTCCTATGTTGCCATCGGGGCGCGTTCTGTGGAGGACCAGCACCACCGCATGACAACCAGCGGTATGGATGTGCCCGCCGGCATGAAAAACCCCACCAGCGGTGATTTTTCCGTTATGCTCAATTCCGTCGTCGCCGCCCAGGCTTCGCACGACTTTATTTACCGCGGCTGGGAGGTTTCCACACAGGGCAATCCGCTTGCGCACGTCATTCTGCGCGGTGCGACCAACAAGCACGGAAATTCCATCCCGAACTACCACTATGAGGATTTAATCCGCCTGCTGCATATGTACGACGAGCGCGACCTTGCCAATCCGGCCGCCATCATCGACGCAAATCATTCTAATTCCAACAAGCAGTACCAGGAGCAGGTGCGCATCGTAAAAGAGGTCATGAACAACCGCAATTTAAACACACGCCTGAAGACGCTGATTAAGGGTGTCATGATTGAGAGCTACATCGAACCGGGCAACCAGAAAATCGGCTGCGGCGAACACATTTACGGAAAATCCATCACCGACGCCTGCCTCGGCTGGAAGGAATCCGAGGAGCTGATTTACGACATCTACCGTATGTGCTGA
- a CDS encoding SpoIVB peptidase S55 domain-containing protein: protein MYAVKSCPYLTSLLSGSPILQDGRIVGAVIHIFVNAPAKGRVWKLFRDAPAEKNQPGDLFCLCDCDPVAQMKSFYRVLLYSDTAIC, encoded by the coding sequence TTGTATGCAGTAAAAAGTTGTCCTTACTTGACATCACTCCTGTCGGGTTCACCAATCCTGCAGGACGGACGCATCGTCGGCGCAGTAATACATATATTCGTCAACGCTCCCGCGAAAGGAAGGGTATGGAAGCTGTTTCGAGATGCCCCGGCTGAAAAAAATCAGCCGGGGGATTTGTTCTGCCTGTGCGATTGTGATCCGGTCGCACAGATGAAGTCCTTTTACAGAGTGTTGTTATATTCGGACACTGCCATCTGTTGA
- the rhuM gene encoding virulence protein RhuM/Fic/DOC family protein: MQKNNEIVIFETEDNQVKLPVTIEDETVWLNRNQMSELFDRDVKTIGKHINNAFKEELSVDNSTVAKFATVQTEGEREVERNIEYYSLDVIISVGYRVKSKRGVEFRRWANSVLKQYILKGYAVNDNRIKQLGEVIRIMKRTENELDSKQVLSVIEKYSNALDLLDAYDHQNMDRPKGNEAIYVLKYEECIEVIQSMRFGDESDLFGKEKDDSFKGSIGNIYQSFGGVDIYESLEEKAANLLYFVTKNHSFFDGNKRIAATMFLYFLDKNKALFVEGKKKIEDATLVALTIMIAESRPEEKEMMISVIMNCMQ; the protein is encoded by the coding sequence ATGCAGAAAAATAACGAGATTGTAATTTTTGAGACGGAAGATAATCAAGTGAAATTACCTGTAACGATAGAAGACGAGACGGTATGGTTAAACCGGAACCAGATGTCGGAATTGTTTGACAGAGATGTAAAAACGATTGGCAAGCATATTAACAATGCGTTTAAAGAGGAATTATCTGTTGATAATTCAACTGTCGCAAAATTTGCGACAGTTCAAACTGAGGGAGAACGAGAGGTAGAAAGAAACATTGAATATTATAGCCTGGATGTAATCATTTCCGTTGGTTATCGCGTGAAATCAAAACGGGGTGTAGAATTTCGACGTTGGGCAAATTCTGTTTTAAAACAGTACATATTGAAGGGATATGCGGTCAATGATAATCGTATCAAACAATTGGGGGAAGTGATACGGATTATGAAAAGGACGGAGAATGAACTGGACAGCAAACAAGTGCTTTCTGTAATTGAAAAATATAGCAATGCACTCGATTTGCTGGATGCATATGATCATCAGAACATGGATCGACCGAAGGGGAATGAAGCAATATATGTTCTAAAATATGAAGAATGTATAGAGGTAATTCAGAGTATGCGCTTTGGCGATGAATCAGATTTGTTTGGTAAAGAGAAAGACGACTCATTCAAAGGCAGTATCGGCAATATTTATCAGTCCTTCGGAGGAGTGGATATTTATGAATCACTGGAAGAAAAAGCAGCCAATCTTTTATACTTCGTAACGAAGAATCATAGCTTTTTTGATGGAAATAAAAGAATTGCCGCCACAATGTTTTTGTATTTCCTTGATAAGAATAAGGCATTGTTTGTAGAGGGAAAAAAGAAGATAGAAGATGCAACGTTGGTTGCCCTTACGATAATGATTGCGGAATCAAGACCGGAAGAAAAAGAAATGATGATCAGTGTGATTATGAATTGTATGCAGTAA
- a CDS encoding helix-turn-helix domain-containing protein, with amino-acid sequence MELAEKIRKIRERTGLSRKEFSVHIGIPLRTIEDWEAGRRRPPEYIPRLIEYQIKYEELIEKK; translated from the coding sequence ATGGAATTAGCAGAGAAGATAAGAAAAATCAGAGAGCGAACCGGGTTGTCCAGAAAAGAATTTTCAGTACATATTGGAATTCCTCTGAGAACGATAGAGGATTGGGAGGCGGGGCGCAGGAGACCGCCGGAATATATTCCAAGACTGATAGAGTACCAGATAAAGTACGAAGAACTGATTGAAAAAAAGTAA